Proteins encoded together in one Acholeplasma hippikon window:
- a CDS encoding ABC transporter ATP-binding protein, translating into MFKLTNIKKTFKDKKNIVSALDGVTFEIKSGEIFGIIGKSGVGKSTLLKILSFQSTYDEGEFIFLDKDTKNLTHHEQRQLLLETSYIHQSFSLLYNLSVLENIALPLILRGISKKEALEKSKKMLSYVGLIHKEKEYPITLSGGEAQRISIARALVTQPKVIYADEPTSSLDDATAYEILSLLKQINQEFKTTIIFVSHQTELVKYLCDRVLLLEKGKIKRLAEVKNTKELVTDYESIIWGDENV; encoded by the coding sequence ATGTTTAAATTAACTAACATTAAAAAGACTTTTAAAGATAAGAAAAATATTGTTTCAGCCCTTGACGGCGTAACATTCGAAATAAAGTCAGGCGAAATTTTTGGGATAATCGGTAAAAGCGGTGTCGGTAAGTCTACATTATTAAAAATTTTATCCTTTCAATCGACTTACGATGAGGGTGAATTTATTTTCTTAGACAAAGACACAAAAAACTTAACACACCATGAACAAAGACAATTGCTCTTAGAAACATCATATATCCATCAAAGTTTTTCACTTCTATATAACTTAAGTGTGTTAGAAAATATCGCACTTCCCTTAATTTTAAGAGGTATCAGTAAAAAAGAAGCTTTAGAAAAGTCTAAAAAGATGCTTAGCTATGTTGGCTTAATACACAAAGAAAAAGAATATCCAATTACTTTATCTGGTGGAGAAGCACAAAGAATATCGATTGCAAGAGCATTAGTCACTCAACCTAAAGTCATCTACGCTGATGAACCTACTTCAAGTTTAGATGATGCGACTGCCTATGAAATTCTAAGTTTATTAAAACAAATTAATCAAGAGTTTAAAACAACGATTATCTTTGTCAGTCACCAAACTGAATTGGTTAAGTACTTATGTGATCGTGTGCTACTTTTAGAAAAAGGTAAGATAAAACGATTGGCTGAAGTAAAAAACACGAAAGAACTTGTAACAGATTACGAAAGCATTATATGGGGTGATGAAAATGTTTGA